The window ACCTCATCGACACGCTAGCGTTGCGAGCGGATCCGAACGATGTCGCTCCGGCGGTTGCGCCGGAACAGCGGGTCGCTAATCTGGACAAGCTCGTCGAACTCGTGGCCCAGTGGGAGACCGAGTCTTTGAGTACGCTGAGCGCTCTGACGGACGTCCTGACACAGTATCGCGACGAGCCCTATATAGGGCCGACCCAGCCAGTCCACACCAGCAATCACGACGTCGTATTTACAACGATCCACCAGATGAAGGGTGACGAGAGCAACGTCGTCGCCCTCGCCGACATCGGCTACCCCTTGCGCAAACATGGCCCAGTCAGCCAACGCTTCGTCAACACCGGGCCGATGGTCGGGCTCGCCCCACCGATACACGCTGCCGCACCGGAAGTGGAGGCACTATCGGTCTATACTCGTGGTCTTTACGACCCCGATGGCGACGATACTCGGTTTGGTTCGACCGCCCATCCGCTTGATGTCGGTCTGCGGTGGGCTAGTGAACGCTGGTCCGACGAGACTAGAACCGATTCCTCTGATCCCGAACTCGTCGGTCACGACCACATCCAGACTGCGACTCGTCTCACGCGATCCGAAGCTTGGCGGCTCTTGTTCGTCGCCTTGTCCCGTACTAGGAACCATCTCGTCGTTCCACTACCACGCGACGTTCCCGGTTCTGAGCGGCCACGGGATCGCTGGCTTGAATCGATCCGTGATGGCCTCGGATTCGACGGGACGCCTGGTGGAGGGACGTACTCCCTCAACGTCGAAGCACCGGACGGTAGGACGCGATCCATCGACGTGGCCGTCAATGCTGTCGACACGCTCCCTAGGCACTCCACCTCCGACGACTCATACTGTCGGCTGAATATTCTTTAGGCTAGAGTGTGATTGGGAGGTATGGCCACGCTTGACGCCGCCACCCTCGACGACCTCCGCGACGCTCTCGCGGAGGTCGAGAACAAGAAGCCGACACAGCGGCTGATGGCGGTGATCAACTACCTCGAAGAAGACGACGCGACGATGGTAGAGGTAGCTGAACGGTACGGATACACCGGTCCATGGCTGTCTCGTTGGGTTGGCCGGCTCGACCGGCTCGCTGATGAGCCGGTCGAGCAAGTCGTCTACGACGATCCGCGTGAAGGCAGACCAGCCGAACTCTCTGATGAACAGCACGACAAGTTCGTTGAGACACTCCACGAATCACCCGAAGAAGTTGGACTAGACGCGCCCGCGTGGTCTGTTCCACTAGCTCGTCACTACCTCGCCGAAGAATTCGACGTTGAGTACTGTGAGCGGCACGTCCGACGATTGATGTCTGAGGCCGGGCTGTCCTGGAAGACAGCCCGGCCGGAGTTCCACAAATCCGACGAAAGAGCCCAAGAAGCCTGGCAAGAAGGCTTCAAAAAAAGCGCAACGACCTGGACGACGAATACACAATCCTGACCATCGATCAGACGCGCCAGGTACTCTCGACGCTGATCTATGTGTGGTTTCCGGAAGGAGAGCGCCCGTCACTCCCGGTGACGGGCGCGTGGGATAGCATCAAGTTGCTCGGTGCAGTCAGCGACGGCGGTGAGACGTTCTTTCTGCCGTGTGCAGAGAACTTCAACAGCGACACAACGATCCGTTTACTCGACGCACTTCAGACCGAGTTCGGCGAAAAAATCTGCGTCGTCTTGGACAACGCGTCGTATTTCACGGCGAACGCAGTGCAGGAATTCGTCGAAGATACACCGATCGAACTCTGTTACCTTCCGCGGGGTTCACCAGAGCTGAACCCCGCGGAAGAGTGCTGGAGACAACTCGATCAAGAACTTGGGAACCGTCTGTTTGAGACGCTTGACGATCTTCGTGGTGCTGCTCTCTCTGCACTCAACCGCATTGAAGTTCCAGATATCTTCACGTATTTATGTCCGTAAGTATCAGCCACTTCGTCAGCGTTTGCAGCGACGTCACCACCTGCCGAAGAGGACCTTTCTGCTCTCGTCCCGCGAATGCTTCGACCGAGCACGCTCTACCCGCTCTCAGAAAACCCCGAGGCGAACATCCTCGACCACCTGCAGGGCCGCCCACTCCATACGGACGCCGACACGGTCGACGACGGCCTGCCGCTTTCCCTCGACGAGTTCGATACGGAAGACGTCGGCTCGTTCGTCCACAGCATTCTCACACGATGTGTCAATCACGGCGTCTCAGCACACAACCTCCGGACGCAGAGTCCGACGGTCGACCGAATCATCGACGACGAATTACACAACCACGGTCCACCTGCGAGCCAAGCTGAACGTGACGGCCTGGTTGAGTTCCTCTCCAAGTTTGTTCTCCCTGACATCGCCAGCTCAAAGTTGTGGGAACAGCTGGAGCGAGCAGAGAGGGTCATCGTCGAGAAACCATTCCGCAGGCACACCAGACGCGGGGACGTCGAATTCGAGATCGAAGGGCAGGCAGACTTCGTGTTGCAGAACTCGGATGGATCTTGGACAATCATCGACACAAAAATCGCACTCACAGACATGACCAGCGAAACCCGACGCCGGTACGAAATTCAAGTATCGTGTTACGCAATGCTCCTCGGCGCAGAGAGTAGTGTAGACCAACCAATCAACTGCGCAATCGAAACATTCGGCGCAGTCACTGACCGACAAGAGGTCCAATTCTCGTCGTCAGAACTCCAGGACTACCTGGACACACTACTCGAAGGAGGCAAGTAATATGCCGGCTGCAGCACAGACACGGGTCCTGCTCGCAGACATGACCTGGGAGCCGGTAAGCACACTTACCCCAGGGCAACGGGTCATCACCTTCGACAAAACACCACACGATCACCGGTACCGAATGTACCGCGTCGGAGAAATCACCGATATCGAGATCTGCAAGGCAGAAGCAATCCAAATTACAACATCCGACGCTACTGTTTCCGTCTCGACCAGCCACAAGTTCCTCGTCCAGAAGTGGAATAAATCGATGTATCGCGAAGCGGGGGAGCTCAGCGTAGACGACGAAATCTACTGGTTCGCCGCTCCAAACGAGTACGAAGAGAACGACGCGTACCGAGAAGGATACATCACGGGCGCGTTTTGTGGCGATGGAAGCGTCCCGGGATGGAAAGACAGAGTCGAAGACCCCCGAAATACTGGGTCGTACATCAGTTCCGTGGATGAAGAGGTCGCACGAACTGTCGTCAAGTACGCCGAAGACGTAGCCCCAGAGTTCAAATTGTCGTTAAAACGACGGCAGTACACCGACAGCTCGGAGACGGCGTTGATGCCAGTGTCACCTGGTGCCTGTGACGAGATCATTCGAGACAGATTAACGTCGAAGCTTCCTTCAAACGACGAGGACTACGCTCGCGGATTCTTGGCAGGAATGATGGATACTGATGGAACCTACCCGAAGGGGAAAGAGCTGGGGTACTGTCAGTACGAAGGACAGATATTCTCACAGGTCTGTGAGTACCTCGATTTGTTGGGTTACGACTGGAGCTACGACGAAGGAGAGAAAGGGGAGTACTCTGACAAAATCCGTCTCACGCCAGGACGAGAAACGGGCAGAGCGTTCGAACACCTGCTGGAAACCCGTCCCAAAGTCAGCCGAAAACGATTAGCGTTTGCCGGAAATCGGCGAATCAGCGGTCAAACCTCAATTAACTCCATCAAACCGGAAAAAGAGAACACTATGTATTGCGTGTCGACCACGGAGGGAACGCTGATCACAGAGGGTATGTTATCTCGTTCACAGTGAAGGGAGATTCCCCAGGGATCTACCATTTCACGCCTCTTCCACTGTGGATAAGCGTGAAAGTTCGTCTCGTCGTTAGGGAGCCCCGCCTTCAGGTGGATCCCCGTATCGCGGTTGAGAGCCACGCCTTGGCGGCTTCTTCGGCGTCGTCAACGCAGATCGTTTGACACGTCTTGTGACTTTCAATAGCGTCTTCAATCTCTTGGATCGCAGCGGTGAACAGCATCGTGCTCTTCGTCGTCCTAATCCGGTCCTCATCGCGGTCGTATTCGACGATGCCGTACTGCTCGAACACTGGAAGGTGCTCATCACGGAGCGTATCGGCGGAGTCTTGGATCTGCTTCCCGGAGGCGAAGTGATTCCTGATGTCGTCGTCAAGTGCAGTGATGTCGATTACGAGTTGGGTCACGTGGGGTTCGTACGGCTGGGTCGGATCCATCATCATCAGCTCGTCAAGCCCGCCGAGGAGGCGTCGACGCGTGTCAGATGCAACGAGTTCGGCGAGCTCCTCGGGAGTGAGATCAATCGGCATCGGATCCTCGATCATGCGTCTACCTCACCTCCGCGCTCGGATTTCGGCGTGTAGCAGGACGATTCGGTGCGGCGGATGACCTCTGCGAGGCCAGCGGTCGCGTCTGTCGGGGCGACCTGCTTGCTTCTAGAGTCGTACTTCACTGCGCCGATCTCGTGGAGTGTATCCAAGTGAACCTGCGTCAAGGCGATGTAGACGCGGCTACGCTGCTCGCTCGTGACCGCACTGGGTTCAACCCCATTCTCGATTGCAGCGAGTTCGACCGCGAGGTCGCCGGCGCTGATTGGGCTATCGGCGTGATCGAGCGAGAGTAGAACGCGCCGTCTCCGGCAGTTGCTGATCGCTTCGAACGCGTCATCGGGGTCGAGCGGGATGACACGGTAGTTCTCCCGGGCTCCTTTAGATCCGGGCATCAGAGCCCAACCTCCTGAACGAAGTGTTCGCTTTTCGCCGTCAGTAGCAGGACGAGTTCCTGTAGGCCGTCAAGCAACTGCACGAGGTTGGCGGTTTGCATCCGGGAGATGTTGTCACCGCTCTCGTTGCGCGTCCAGCCAGCTTCGGCAGCGATCTCGGCGGCGGTGATCGCGCCGTTACGGTTGTTTATGTGCTGTACAATCGATCGAAGTCGTGGACCACGCTGGGGAGTGATGTTCTCGGTCCCGACTCGAGATGAGCGAGGGACAGAGTTATCACTCGTCGCGTGGGTACGTTGGCTTGCTGTCATCGTTGGCAGTAGGTGCCCGGCGTCACAGCGCCGGGGGCCGTTTTGTCAGGCCAGTTCGGGATTGTGAATGGAGTATAAAAGATGTTTGTAAAGTTAGTCGCTGGTACGTTACCCGACTGACTTAGCGCTTGTATGGATTGGATTTGACGGTTAACTAAATGGATCTCCAAATGAGTAATTCTGTGCGGAAATCAAAAATGCATGTAGACGCGTTAGAAGATCTTGTAGATCGCCTGCAGGTAGGGCTCTCGAACGTGACTTTCCCAGTAGTGCATGTAGTCTTCCATCGCGT is drawn from Natrinema sp. CBA1119 and contains these coding sequences:
- a CDS encoding IS630 family transposase (programmed frameshift) codes for the protein MATLDAATLDDLRDALAEVENKKPTQRLMAVINYLEEDDATMVEVAERYGYTGPWLSRWVGRLDRLADEPVEQVVYDDPREGRPAELSDEQHDKFVETLHESPEEVGLDAPAWSVPLARHYLAEEFDVEYCERHVRRLMSEAGLSWKTARPEFHKSDERAQEAWQEGFKKRNDLDDEYTILTIDQTRQVLSTLIYVWFPEGERPSLPVTGAWDSIKLLGAVSDGGETFFLPCAENFNSDTTIRLLDALQTEFGEKICVVLDNASYFTANAVQEFVEDTPIELCYLPRGSPELNPAEECWRQLDQELGNRLFETLDDLRGAALSALNRIEVPDIFTYLCP
- a CDS encoding PD-(D/E)XK nuclease family protein → MLRPSTLYPLSENPEANILDHLQGRPLHTDADTVDDGLPLSLDEFDTEDVGSFVHSILTRCVNHGVSAHNLRTQSPTVDRIIDDELHNHGPPASQAERDGLVEFLSKFVLPDIASSKLWEQLERAERVIVEKPFRRHTRRGDVEFEIEGQADFVLQNSDGSWTIIDTKIALTDMTSETRRRYEIQVSCYAMLLGAESSVDQPINCAIETFGAVTDRQEVQFSSSELQDYLDTLLEGGK